In the Salvia miltiorrhiza cultivar Shanhuang (shh) chromosome 8, IMPLAD_Smil_shh, whole genome shotgun sequence genome, TTGGGTCTCCATGTTGGTCTTCCACGCACCTACATTCGTTTCCAAACCACCTATCTTTCCcaacacctgcttcatcatgtcttccatcgaatctttctttggctcattgataactcctccgctagacacagaaaatccaggtggaggctgcaaagcattgttcggattgccgtaagaaaggttaggatgcgggcgtgctcctggctggaactgctgatgaccctgctgaaattgttgacttctgccatacattcctggctgacCTCGATTCAACTCACTGATCTTAGTagtcaactctgccagctgtgtagccattgctgtctgccgcgtagccatcgctgcttgttgagtaaccattgctgcaataggatcagaactggacgcagctgcaaccttcttcaattgtattcgctcagatggccattggtagctcgtagaagccatgctatcaataatgctccatgcttcagaactgcttttctgaAGTAgggagccacctgcagctgtatccatgtgcatcctcgtacgctccccgcaggcattgtagaacattatcacgagcgtgccttcatcaaatccatggcttgggcactttctgagcttctcctggtacctctcccaagtctccgctagcttttctccatcgtactgttgaaactgcacgatgtccatctttaacttcaacgtaaggccaggcggatgaaacttgcgtaggaatgcatgagccaagtcctcccacacgatattttCTCCCAGCTgtagcgtatgataccacgactttgccttatcctgcagtgaaaagggaaaaagacgaagacggataatgtcatcagggacaccattcatcttcaccgtgctacacagctccaggaaatgcgccaggtgcgcattagggtcttcgatcgcttgtccaccatattggctctgttggaccatcgtgatcaatcccgttttcagctcaaaattgTTAACTTTCACtcttgggggctcctggtacacatactgtggtatgaatgCCTCATTTATGGCTGGTTGcttctgagcctctctcgttTCCTGTTCATCAGTCagcttcttcaattgctcttgcagagctcgcatttgaatttggatttgctctggagtagccattgGATCTGTCTCAACTTGAGTGTTCTGTTTCTTTAGATTGCGtaaggtcttgttgatttcagggtcaaactcaaagagaggatttctgtgagatcgtgtgttcatacaCAACCTATAGAAACACAACTATTAAAagtcagaaaataaaaataaaaacaaataaaacttgcagtactattaagtcctatgggaaatattaaagcaaaatctaaacagtccccggcaacggcgccaaaaagttgatcactatttttatagcaacaaaagtaccgcaactaacacggtgtaatcgtagtataaacagcaatcgagtatcgtatccacagagactgtaaaacgaaatcactctatctactccctaaacagactctcacagtatgcaagtgaaacgattatgaaggtgaattaagaactaagattaactaaataaaactaaagaacatataaactatgataattaactcaaatataaggaaagctctgaccctagggatgtattttcaccaatcaactacatgcattcaacctattgattcaattaccaattttaatccaaccctgatgaaagatcactatactatccacaagcgtctctaacgaccacctatgaacgtagattaattaatcctttttcacattcaagactccaaggaataaattaactctcaatagcacataaagaatagcttcctatagcttcacctatcgcattcaagactcaaggctaacactatatcatgcattcctgaatcggctgaacaattatcgcattcaagactcaaactgaacagctaaacatgtaaatcattgatcagataattcacaagagaacaggcaccaggaatcatgaatcataagttggaaggcaaattgatatcaataaatcaaaaacacataatcaatcagctatatacaaaccctaggttcagattaaaagaactagccaaacataataaaagaaagcaaaaacataattaaattgaacgcaattgaaagaactgaattaaataaaactctgaataaaataattgtagcggcttgaatcttcaatcttgtggaaatccaatccaagctgtaaaaactggaaagcaataataatctaaagctatgaaactgagaaaataaagttgggaactgaaaaactaaagctggaaaccctagataggtcaaaagatgacctatttatagtcttagggtgaaaaaccaagttctaaaccgaaaataacttgaaaaatcgtaaaaacgcggaaaaaacgaaaacacgcctaaaaacggcgacccgttcggcggtcgccgaacagGTCGCCGAAAATGGCCTGAAAATCCtccaaaaacggcgatcgccgtttttcttCCTCAAGGCCAAAATCTGAACAGGGatttcggcgatcgccgagttggtcgccgtttttcttctttaaaacgCCCAAATttggcggtcgccgtttaggtcgccgaattttgactgttgcgcgcgatgtttttgttCTGGCTATAGATTTCTCGtccaaactccgatttatgatccgtttgcgctcacgaactcgtatcgagacgatctacaacttctatttcagtacattgttccaaattcgaactcaataaatctgcaaattccttcaaagttcgagtaagaatcatgtttcacaagataaaacaaattaagcacaaaacaatcatccaacactcaatttcctataaaattaacatcatatgaacattaaaaaccatgaaaacatgagtgttatcagctgctgattcaataattaaaaaacaagggaattttcattTCACAGCCTGCTGATTCAACAATTAGAAATGGGCGGCAGTTCCAAATTTTTTGGCCCcacaaatattttcatttcaCAGCCTGCTGTACCTTTTCAGTTTGCCTCCAAAACATCTCTATAAAACACCTAACACACGATTCATTCTTACAAATCTTATGCAATtccaaaaaaccaaaaaaaaacacCAACTATGGTGAAAAAAGACCTCTCTAACAGTGAAAGGAATAAGATAGTGCAGTTTCTTCTCTCTAACTTGAAGAATGGCAAGCCTAGATACGGCTCCATGAAGGAGGCAGCATCCGTCTTCAACTCCTCCGAACGCACTGTTGCTCGTCTTTGGGCGGCTGCGAAGAAACAAAGGGAAAATGGTGAGGAAATATATTTAACAAATGCAAAACCAGGGGCTGCACGAAGAAAAAGAATAAGCGTCGACATAGAGCTTATTCAAAGCCTAGAGCtacacaaaagatcaacaattAGACGACTTGCAGTGGGGATTAATCAAAGCAAAAGCACTGTTTGGAGGTGGGTAAAGAAGGGGCTGATCAGAGCGCATTCTAGTGCTATAAAACCCGATCTCACGGCCCCAAACAAGTTGTTGCGACTGCGTTTTTCACTAGAAGCATTGGAATTTGATCGCATTATGTTGGCTTTGAAGTTTAAGGCTATGGACAACACCATTCACATAGATGAAAAGTGGTTCTACATCACAAAGGCATCACACAAATTTTACCTAACACCGGCAGAGGGAGATCCTCACCGCACATGCAAGAGTAAGGCGTTCATAAAGATGGTAATGTTTGTGTGTGCCGTTTGTAGGCCAATTTTTTCAGATTCGGGGGAATGCTTATTCGATGGGAAGATTGGAATCTTCCCATTAACAGAACAAGTTCCTGCCAAGAGAAACAGCAAAAACAGACCAGTGGGCACTATGGAAACTAAGCCTATTCAGTCCGTGACCAAGGAGGTCATGAAAGGGTGCTTCTTAAATATGGTATGCAAAGGACCTAAATTATGTATGCAATGTGGAAGTGCTATGtactctattttattttgaaatgaaCTTTAAACtgttcttgtttttttttaaattgtgatGCAGCTCTTACCAGCTATATTTGCAAAGTGGCCTGCATTTGCAAGTAAAGTGATCTATATTCAGCAAGATAATGCCAAACCACATATTCTAGACTCAGACCCCGATTTTAGGGCTGCAGCCACTGCTCATGGATTCGATATAAGAATAGTTCAACAACCACCAAACAGTCCGGACACAAATGTGAACGACTTGGGATGGTTTAGAGCTATTCAGAGCATTCAAACTGAATCTGCATGTTACAATTGTGATGATCTTGTGAAGGCAGTTGAGGCATCTTATGCACAACTATCTCCTCATACACTAAACAAAGTGTTTCTAAGTTTACAGTCGTGTATGATAGAGATAATGAAACAAATAGGTCATAATGCATACAAGATCCCACACATGGGGAAAGATGCACTAATGAGAGCAAACCAGCTGCCAAGAGATTTGGAAGTGCCTATTGGCTTGGTGGAAGAATGCATGAACTACTTGAATGAAAATGCACCAATACATTTGGTGCAAGAGGTTGTGGAGAAGTTGGGATATCCCTTTCCACAAGAAGGGCTACTAAACCAACTCTTACAGTTAGGAATATAGGCTTAGCAGGTGGTACATTTTGTAAAGGAAACATTTTGTGTGTGAAAAACAGTGGGTACATTTTGTAAAGGAAACATCTTGTGTGTGAAAAACAGTGGGTACATTTTGTAAAGGAAACATTTTGACTCTTTTAAATGTATGAAAAACAGCCTATTTTGAATGAATGTATGCAACCTGTTTTCAATGAATGTAAACACCATATACAACAGCAAAGAAGGCACCAGGCGGCCCAAACCATCATACGCCAGATACAACAACATGGGGAAAGAAGGCACCGGGCGGCCCAAACCATCAAACACCATATACAACAACATCAATGAAGGCACCAGGCTGCATCAAACAGCCCGATACAACAACACAAATGATGGCACCAAGCGGCCGTACACGTAATGCAATCAAAGACCAATGcctaatttcaattaatttctcAGAAATTagggaaaataaaatttcatcacAGAAATAGCATAATTCATCATTTCAGCACATTATACCCTAAACCAACAATGCATGCTTTGATCCCCACTGTAAACACATAGAAAATCAGAGAAAAAACCCACAAAAGGAAACTTCTCACCGAATAAGGAAACATCTCCTTCAATATTTGAAATCTGGTGAGTTTCTTCTTCATTAGAGGCTGCAACTCAGTTTCAGGGACAGGCTTCCACCAACCGGAGTCTCCGGAGTCCGCATCATCTACTGGATCGACGTCACCGAACGGTCCAACGGACCACGGTGAAAGAGTGTCGGCTGCAATAAGCCCAGACAAAACATCAACGCTCTCCGTCGATCCAGGCGGAGATGGATAGCTCAACGGAGGCGGCCGATGTTCTGGAGAGGTCGGAGGGTCGGTGGAGGCGTCGATCTGAGAGTTTTTACCAAGAAAGGGCGGATCGAACACCAGTCGACACCGACTCGACGGAGACTCGACGGCGAGAGGTGAGCGCGGCAACTGGACGCCGCTCAGAGAGGGGGAGCCTTCGATCTGACTTTCTTCCTCACAATATGGCCAATCTGGCCAATCGCGGCCAAATAACCTCGGAAATGACGGCGATTCAACGGCGAAAGGGGCGTCAGACGAGGATTTGTTGTTCTTCATCGCGGCGGTCCAATTTCTTTCGTATCAACGGTGAATCGAAATGACGGCGATTCAAGGTTAAAACGAGATGAACGGAGAGAGAGTCGGTGAGAGGAGATGAACGACGACACAACGGAGATTCAACAGTGGCTAGGATTAGAACGCCGATTCACCGTGAAACTGATGAGtcgagagaagagagagagagagagagaaagcttgAGGCGGCTAGGGTTAGAAAAAATGAAAGGAGAAAAAGTAGGTTTTAATAGGTTAAGTCATTAGGATTTAATTAGTATGTTAATTATCTGCTTTACTTAAGAAGAAACTTTCCTTATTTAGAAACTAGCCAACAATAATGGGACagactaaaaaggaaatgttgccaactttaatgagacggagggagtactatttaccACTCATGGGCCCACCCACAACacctttattatttttgtattttatatttactaccatttaTCATTCCAAGGCCAATCCCACAATacttttatcactttagtcaactacccttatatttcactcacaacacctttatcagtTTTCTTAGTTTTCTTGTCAATCATCAAATGAGAgttttatttcgtggacggagggggTATCATTTTGACTTTAAAGGTGCGAAGAATATTCATGCATGTCTCAATCCATATACCGCGATAAGAAAATGTAAATACTAAACACAAATTACTGATCCTCACCAACAAATATTTATAGCTTGAAAGTATGTGCCAAAagcgatattaaaaaaaagtagagcaTGAATGATATTGTTAAGTAAATTATGATTAAATgatgtaaattataaataaaattatgaaaattatgtgtGAGCTAGATAGTGTAAAAAAATATGGTGCATAAATTTCGAAGATGTATAAAAAAAGATGCATAAATATGGGAGGACATATGAAGTACTATAAAATGAAATGATTATActcatataaaaatatttattaaataatttatcttTATGTGCGGATACACGTCATCTCTGTTAGTATTTATAAAAAAAGCGAATTATTTAACCCATCAAATATAGTAGATCTCTTTCACAACTCAATTTTAATGGGACTCTTTCCCCACTTTATACACATCTTGTGACAATTTATTAAACCCATTGCTCCCAAACAACACTATAATTTTCATGGACATAATGAGTACATAACATAGGGcgtaattcaaataaaaatttgttaTTGTAAGAATTGTGAATGAAGTAATAGTCTCATAAGATCTTATTTTATTATGAGtgaaaaacttaccaaaaataaattaaattaattttataaaaacaaacaaaaatgacaaattgaatatattttataagtacGAAGGTAGTAAAAAACTGTAAATATAATATTTCTCACACTCCCTTTGCAGATTATCACTTTGGATTTAAATTCCGCgcatgaaattgaaataaaaatggGATCTTTGAAATGGGGTATGTCATTGATTCCACTAATTTTGCCTCACTTTTCGTTAAGAAATTGGGGATTAGTAAGATGCTACAATAAGTTTTAGTTTGCTAATTAATTCAAGTTTTAAGAGTTATTTCTGAGCTAAGAGTGAGTGACATGCTTTGAAAGTTTCGATTTTTTCAGATTTTTTGTATTGAATCCATTCTAATGTGCTTGTGTGGTTGGAAATCAAACTAAAACTGGCATTTTATTGAAGAATTTGATGGGGTCATGATTCGATTATTGTATTGAAATGGATGACTGATGCAAGTTGACGAGTTAGCTCGTGAATGATTTGGTAGGcagtattaatataaaaaactgTAAGTGTAATACAGTATTTAGTTAATATTTTAACAATGTGGTAAAGAGAAACACGATACAAATTAACAATATTGTTATGTCCCCACTCACCGCACCACCCTTCTTTTTTCCTCGATCCATTCAATCCCCTCTCTTTTAATGTTAAAGGCGTTTAATAtatgaatataataatatattaaaagcCTTTAATTAACCAATAATGCAATGCTTTTCTCTTACTTtactctgtctctctctcttcaaattAAAAATGGAAAAGCTGaagttggtggtggtggtggcaaaCCAAGTTATTGGTTAACTAATCCCAATTACGCACGCCAAGTTTGACGAGTTAGGCTAACTAATCCCAGTAGAATAGACTCGTTTCCATATATGTTATTGGtatggaccacaccactttcctactaaaaattaattttttttaattttcgtgcccaaaagaagtgaacCTATTagaatgggacgaagggagtataacatTTTCATATCGCGGTATATGGATTCAGACATGCAAGAATATTCTTCACACTTTTAAAGtcaaaatgatactccctccgtccacaaaataaaCTCTCATTTACTACTATTTACCGCTCATGGGCCCACCCACAACACCTTTATTACTCcttgtattttatatttactaccatttaTCATTCCAAGGCCAATCCCACAATacttttatcactttagtcaactacccttatatttcactcacaacacctttaccACTTCTCTTAGTTTTCTTGTCAATCATCAAATGAGAGTTTTATTTCGTGCACGGAGGGGATATCATTTTGACTTTAAAGGTGAGAAGAATATTCATGCATGTCTCAATCCATATACCGCGATAAGAAAATGTAAAGACTAAACACAAATTACTGATCCTCACCAACAAATATTTAAAGCTTGAAAGTCTGTGCCAAAagcgatattaaaaaaaagtagagcaTGAATGATATTGTTAAGTAAATTATGATTAAATgatgtaaattataaataaaatcatgaaaattatgtGTGAGCTAGATAGTGTAAAAAATATGGTGCATCAATTTCGAAGATGTATAAAAAAAGATGCATAAATATGGGAGGACATATGAAGTACTATAAAATGAAATGATTatactcataaaaaaatatttattaaataatttatcttTATGTGCGGATACACGTCATCTCTGTTAGTATTTACAAAAAAAGCGAATTATTTAACCCATCAAATATAGTAGATCTCTTTCACAACTCAATTTTAATGGGACTCTTTCCCCACTTTATACACATCTTGTGACAATTTATTAAACCCATTGCTCCCAAACAACACTATAATTTTCATGGACATAATGAGTACATAACATAGGGCGTAATTCACATAAAAATTTGTTATTGTAAGAATTGTTTAAACT is a window encoding:
- the LOC130997025 gene encoding uncharacterized protein LOC130997025, yielding MVKKDLSNSERNKIVQFLLSNLKNGKPRYGSMKEAASVFNSSERTVARLWAAAKKQRENGEEIYLTNAKPGAARRKRISVDIELIQSLELHKRSTIRRLAVGINQSKSTVWRWVKKGLIRAHSSAIKPDLTAPNKLLRLRFSLEALEFDRIMLALKFKAMDNTIHIDEKWFYITKASHKFYLTPAEGDPHRTCKSKAFIKMVMFVCAVCRPIFSDSGECLFDGKIGIFPLTEQVPAKRNSKNRPVGTMETKPIQSVTKEVMKGCFLNMLLPAIFAKWPAFASKVIYIQQDNAKPHILDSDPDFRAAATAHGFDIRIVQQPPNSPDTNVNDLGWFRAIQSIQTESACYNCDDLVKAVEASYAQLSPHTLNKVFLSLQSCMIEIMKQIGHNAYKIPHMGKDALMRANQLPRDLEVPIGLVEECMNYLNENAPIHLVQEVVEKLGYPFPQEGLLNQLLHKEGTRRPKPSYARYNNMGKEGTGRPKPSNTIYNNINEGTRLHQTARYNNTNDGTKRPYT